A single genomic interval of Stieleria maiorica harbors:
- a CDS encoding efflux RND transporter periplasmic adaptor subunit, producing MSKATAMNRVSQIYEHHRSKLWIAQAIVLLGVGLLLGMSMRGDGSTDGGTSAQENHSGHAHASAGKSEAQIWTCSMHPQIRRDGPGSCPICGMDLVPVKKSASGIRTVSISSDVKKLMNVQTVPVAHRYVTANVRMVGKIEYDRTRLAHITAWVAGRLDRLFVEFEGVEVNKGDHMAYIYSEELYTAQEELVAAQQSKADRPASRFVEPLNLAESAREKLRLLGITEKQIREIEQRGKPSTHLTIYSPAAGIVVKKHREEGDRVRTGDRIYTVADLDHLWVQMDAYESDLPWLRYGQDVEFTTEAYPGEVFHGRIAFIDPVLNEATRTVKVRVNVSNEDGRLKPEMFVRAIVKSKIAAGGRVLDSSLAGKWISPMHPEIVKDGPGDCDVCGMPLVRAETLGYVTAEPSDTAKPLVIPVSAALLTGTRAIVYVQVPDAEEPTYEGREIVLGPRAGDYYLVKAGLKKGELVVTNGNFKLDSALQISAKPSMMTPEGGGGGGGHDHGGEKKPVAEGEPMQIAGRSGMSLPSELEKQLHQTIESVETIGKAIESAELDAIRDGYTQLGKGIAALKVDQLSGDMRAQLEEFAMLLRNDAVEGQEVKSLQDADRVFLVTKRHAERLQQMFGLSHTGHQMAEQSLDVPAEFRNQLSQLVNPYVAISQALAADDATSATNAVAGLHQTVSTINAQSLTGKAAERWNSELNSLSAIAARLSKANDLKTLRSSFALLSDELLTLQRVFGLAGSDKLFELHCPMAFEGRGASWIQTDDAVRNPYYGASMLKCADKVEPLGEKAPPPDEHAGHNHG from the coding sequence ATGAGTAAAGCAACCGCAATGAATCGAGTCAGTCAAATTTACGAACATCATCGCAGCAAGCTGTGGATCGCCCAAGCCATCGTGTTGCTCGGTGTTGGTTTGTTGCTGGGCATGTCGATGCGTGGCGACGGCTCGACGGACGGCGGTACGTCGGCTCAGGAAAACCATTCAGGGCATGCCCATGCCTCCGCAGGGAAGAGCGAAGCTCAAATTTGGACTTGTTCGATGCATCCGCAGATTCGTCGTGACGGACCGGGTAGCTGCCCAATCTGTGGGATGGACTTGGTGCCGGTCAAGAAGTCTGCCAGCGGCATTCGCACCGTCTCGATCAGTTCGGATGTGAAGAAGCTGATGAACGTGCAGACAGTTCCGGTTGCTCATCGCTACGTTACGGCCAACGTTCGCATGGTGGGAAAAATTGAGTACGACCGAACACGTCTTGCCCATATCACCGCCTGGGTTGCTGGCCGCTTGGACCGACTTTTCGTTGAGTTTGAAGGCGTGGAAGTTAACAAGGGCGACCATATGGCCTATATCTACAGCGAAGAACTCTACACAGCTCAGGAAGAACTGGTTGCTGCTCAGCAATCGAAAGCCGACCGTCCAGCGTCACGATTTGTGGAGCCGTTGAATCTGGCCGAGTCCGCTCGCGAAAAGCTGCGGCTGCTTGGCATTACCGAGAAGCAAATCAGAGAAATCGAACAGCGAGGAAAACCGAGTACACACCTAACGATCTACTCTCCCGCCGCTGGAATCGTCGTCAAGAAACACCGCGAGGAAGGCGATCGTGTTCGCACCGGAGATCGAATCTACACAGTTGCCGACTTGGATCATCTGTGGGTGCAAATGGATGCGTATGAATCCGATTTGCCTTGGCTTCGCTACGGACAGGATGTTGAGTTCACAACAGAAGCTTACCCCGGTGAAGTCTTTCATGGCCGAATCGCGTTCATTGATCCGGTGCTGAATGAAGCAACAAGAACGGTGAAAGTACGAGTCAATGTGTCCAACGAAGACGGACGTCTCAAGCCGGAGATGTTTGTTCGCGCAATTGTGAAATCCAAGATCGCTGCGGGTGGACGAGTTCTTGATTCGTCGCTTGCCGGAAAGTGGATCAGCCCGATGCACCCCGAAATCGTCAAGGACGGACCAGGCGATTGCGATGTTTGCGGGATGCCATTGGTACGAGCCGAAACGCTTGGTTATGTCACAGCGGAACCGAGCGACACAGCCAAACCACTGGTGATTCCGGTTTCCGCCGCATTGCTGACCGGAACACGAGCCATCGTCTATGTGCAGGTTCCTGACGCTGAAGAACCGACGTATGAGGGTCGCGAAATTGTGCTTGGCCCACGGGCCGGAGACTACTACCTCGTCAAAGCCGGTTTGAAAAAAGGCGAACTGGTTGTCACCAACGGCAACTTCAAGTTGGATAGTGCTCTGCAAATTTCTGCCAAGCCATCCATGATGACGCCTGAAGGCGGTGGTGGCGGTGGAGGGCACGATCACGGTGGCGAAAAAAAGCCCGTTGCCGAGGGCGAGCCGATGCAAATCGCAGGACGTTCGGGAATGTCGCTCCCATCGGAGTTGGAAAAGCAATTACATCAAACGATAGAGTCTGTCGAAACGATCGGCAAAGCTATCGAAAGTGCTGAACTTGATGCGATTCGTGACGGCTACACTCAACTTGGAAAAGGCATCGCCGCGTTGAAGGTTGATCAGTTGTCCGGCGATATGCGGGCGCAACTGGAGGAGTTCGCGATGCTGCTCAGAAACGATGCGGTCGAAGGCCAGGAGGTGAAGTCGCTACAAGATGCTGACCGGGTCTTTTTGGTGACGAAGCGACACGCGGAACGTTTGCAGCAGATGTTTGGGCTATCTCACACCGGACACCAGATGGCTGAACAGAGCCTCGATGTTCCCGCCGAGTTTCGCAATCAACTCAGCCAACTCGTCAATCCTTACGTTGCGATCTCGCAAGCGTTGGCGGCAGACGATGCCACGTCCGCCACAAACGCCGTGGCGGGACTTCATCAGACCGTCAGCACAATCAATGCTCAGTCCTTGACGGGCAAAGCCGCTGAACGTTGGAATTCAGAACTGAACAGTCTCTCGGCAATCGCAGCTCGACTATCAAAGGCCAATGACCTGAAAACGCTTCGTTCATCTTTCGCACTACTGTCGGACGAGCTTTTGACGCTTCAACGCGTTTTCGGACTGGCGGGTAGTGATAAGCTCTTCGAGCTTCACTGTCCGATGGCATTCGAGGGTCGCGGAGCAAGTTGGATTCAAACCGACGACGCTGTTCGCAATCCGTACTACGGTGCTTCGATGCTGAAGTGTGCGGACAAGGTCGAGCCGCTAGGTGAGAAAGCGCCGCCGCCGGATGAGCACGCCGGGCACAATCACGGGTAG
- a CDS encoding efflux RND transporter permease subunit: protein MTEPSNDIAPDIQSARRTILGGTIWFCLHNKLVVFLLVLAIMGWGVMVAPFDWKVGSLPRDPVPVDAIPDIGENQQIVFTEWMGRSPQDVEDQIGYPMTVALLGIPEVKTIRSYSMFGFSTIYVIFNENAEFYWSRSRVLEKLNSLPAGTLPEGVQPTLGPDATALGQILWYTLEGQDPDGNPTGGWDLHELRTIQDWYVRYSIASAEGVSEVASIGGFVQEYQIDVDPDAMRAAKVSLTDVFGAVRMSNVDVGARTIELNKAEYVIRGLGFIEQVEDIEKTVVRVADDVPITIKDVATVRLGPALRRGALDKAGAEAVGGVTVVRYGFNPLEAIKNVKKKIEEVSPGLPSKVLVDYTRTTAEQVDAYGKSHDLPAITGSTPNHDPWVQHLRGTPRDKWPSWITTSQVRVVPFYDRTGVIYETLGTLNTALSEEILVTIIVILVMVLHLRSSILISALLPLAVLMVFIAMKTFGVDANIVALSGIAIAIGTMVDMGIILCENILKHLDEADPNEDRGHVIFRASNEVASAVLTAVSTTVVSFLPVFTMIAAEGKLFRPLAFTKTFALAASVIVALTIIPPAAHILMGGRMQAGSLRRYSMIALVAAGVLAMFFVSWWVGTIVIGLGLYKLLEPRIPTQYNHYAPFLASAIAVLVVGVILTEHWLPLGPQKGLTRNLLFVGMLIGGLLGFFTIFQRFLYEPILRWCLAHKLFFLSIPTAILLFGGSAWLGFDRVFSFIPKLASNVGIEQSTIRESKPWTAASETLPGIGKEFMPPLDEGSFLYMPTTMPHASIGEAMDVLQLQNKFLISIPEVDSVVGKIGRADSPLDPAPISMIETFITYKSEYKTDQNGNRLKFRYDEEDKNYARDEQGMLIEDLHGRPFRQWRDEINSPEDIWQKITEAADIPGTTSAPKLQPIAARIVMLQSGMRAPMGMKIKGPDLETIERVALQIEGLLKQVPTVQASAVIADRIVGKPYLEIDIDRDAIKRYGLHIRSVQDVIEVAIGGRRITTTVEGRERYPVRVRYARELRDDAESLERILVPTPMGQQIPLAQLADIRYVRGPQVIKSEDTFLLGYVLFDMKAGNAEVDVVEDAQAFLQEKIDSGELVLPAGVSYSFAGNYENQLRSQKTLMVVLPLALGIIFLILYFQFKSVITTSLVFSGIMIAWSGGFIMLWLYGTDWFLNFNLFDTNMRELFQVHTINLSVAVWVGFLALFGIATDDGVVIASYLEDSFRRDRITSAQHAREATVTAGLRRVRPCLMTTATTILALIPVLTSTGRGSDIMVPMAIPSFGGMVIAIITMLVVPVLYCSVMEWKLRFGIDDPRFAANA from the coding sequence ATGACCGAACCTTCCAATGACATAGCTCCCGATATTCAAAGCGCCCGTCGCACTATTCTCGGCGGCACCATCTGGTTCTGCCTGCACAATAAACTCGTCGTCTTTCTGCTTGTCTTGGCAATCATGGGCTGGGGCGTCATGGTCGCCCCGTTCGATTGGAAAGTCGGCAGTCTGCCTCGCGACCCAGTTCCCGTCGATGCGATTCCCGACATCGGCGAAAACCAGCAGATCGTTTTCACCGAATGGATGGGCCGCAGCCCGCAGGATGTCGAAGACCAGATCGGCTATCCAATGACGGTTGCCCTCTTGGGCATCCCGGAAGTCAAGACCATCCGCAGCTACTCGATGTTTGGCTTCTCTACGATCTACGTGATCTTCAACGAGAACGCTGAGTTCTATTGGTCACGTTCCCGTGTGCTGGAAAAGCTCAACAGCCTACCCGCCGGAACTCTGCCCGAAGGCGTGCAACCGACGCTCGGGCCCGACGCCACCGCCCTTGGTCAAATTCTGTGGTACACGCTGGAAGGCCAAGACCCAGACGGAAATCCTACCGGTGGTTGGGACCTACATGAGCTGCGAACCATTCAGGATTGGTACGTTCGCTACTCAATCGCCTCGGCAGAAGGCGTCAGCGAGGTTGCTTCGATTGGAGGTTTCGTTCAGGAATACCAAATCGATGTCGATCCCGATGCAATGCGAGCCGCTAAGGTGTCGCTCACCGATGTGTTTGGGGCCGTTCGTATGTCCAACGTCGATGTCGGTGCGAGGACCATTGAACTCAATAAAGCCGAATATGTCATTCGCGGACTGGGATTCATCGAGCAGGTTGAAGATATCGAGAAGACCGTCGTCAGAGTCGCCGATGACGTGCCGATCACGATTAAGGACGTGGCAACCGTCAGACTTGGGCCGGCTTTGCGTCGTGGGGCGCTGGATAAGGCGGGAGCCGAAGCTGTGGGCGGCGTGACAGTCGTTCGCTATGGGTTCAACCCGCTGGAAGCCATCAAGAACGTCAAGAAGAAGATCGAAGAAGTGTCGCCCGGATTGCCCAGCAAAGTGCTGGTCGATTACACGCGGACCACGGCTGAGCAGGTTGATGCCTACGGCAAGTCACACGACCTTCCGGCGATCACCGGTTCGACACCCAACCACGATCCTTGGGTTCAGCACCTACGTGGAACGCCCCGTGACAAATGGCCAAGCTGGATCACGACCAGCCAAGTCCGAGTCGTTCCCTTCTACGACCGCACCGGAGTCATTTACGAAACGCTGGGAACGCTCAATACTGCACTATCAGAAGAAATCCTCGTCACCATTATCGTGATTCTGGTGATGGTTCTGCACCTGCGTAGTTCGATACTCATCAGTGCCTTGTTGCCGCTGGCCGTGTTGATGGTCTTCATCGCCATGAAGACGTTTGGAGTGGATGCCAACATCGTCGCACTGTCCGGCATTGCCATCGCCATTGGAACGATGGTCGATATGGGAATCATTCTCTGCGAGAACATTCTCAAACACTTGGACGAGGCCGACCCGAATGAAGATCGCGGCCACGTCATCTTTCGCGCATCGAACGAGGTCGCAAGTGCTGTTCTAACCGCCGTTTCGACAACGGTTGTCAGCTTCCTTCCCGTGTTCACAATGATAGCTGCGGAAGGCAAGCTCTTTCGTCCTCTCGCTTTCACCAAGACGTTTGCGCTCGCAGCATCGGTTATCGTGGCCCTCACCATCATTCCACCAGCAGCCCATATTCTGATGGGCGGGCGAATGCAGGCAGGCTCACTTCGCAGATACTCCATGATCGCTCTTGTCGCCGCAGGCGTGCTCGCGATGTTCTTCGTCTCGTGGTGGGTTGGAACTATCGTAATCGGTCTTGGCCTCTACAAGCTGCTCGAACCACGCATTCCGACCCAATACAACCACTACGCACCCTTCCTTGCGAGTGCTATCGCGGTCTTGGTTGTCGGGGTAATTCTGACGGAACACTGGTTGCCACTTGGGCCGCAAAAAGGACTCACACGAAATCTGTTATTTGTCGGGATGCTCATTGGAGGATTGCTTGGGTTCTTCACGATCTTCCAACGCTTCCTCTACGAGCCAATCCTTCGTTGGTGTCTCGCTCACAAGTTGTTCTTCCTTTCAATTCCAACAGCAATTCTTCTGTTTGGCGGTAGTGCGTGGCTTGGTTTTGACCGCGTATTTTCATTCATCCCGAAACTCGCCTCGAATGTCGGTATCGAGCAATCGACGATCCGTGAGTCGAAGCCTTGGACAGCCGCCAGCGAAACGCTACCCGGTATCGGCAAAGAGTTCATGCCGCCTCTGGATGAAGGTTCATTCCTCTACATGCCGACGACGATGCCACACGCTTCGATCGGCGAAGCAATGGACGTGTTGCAATTGCAAAACAAGTTCCTCATCTCCATTCCCGAAGTCGATTCGGTCGTTGGCAAGATAGGTCGAGCCGACAGTCCACTCGACCCGGCTCCAATCTCAATGATCGAAACGTTTATCACCTACAAATCGGAATACAAGACCGACCAGAACGGCAATCGCCTAAAGTTTCGCTACGACGAAGAAGATAAGAACTACGCCCGCGATGAACAGGGCATGCTGATCGAAGACCTGCATGGCCGCCCATTCCGGCAATGGCGTGATGAAATCAACTCGCCCGAAGATATCTGGCAGAAAATCACAGAAGCCGCCGACATTCCCGGTACGACGTCAGCTCCGAAGTTGCAACCGATCGCGGCTCGTATCGTGATGTTGCAGAGTGGTATGCGGGCACCGATGGGAATGAAGATCAAAGGCCCAGATCTCGAAACCATTGAACGTGTCGCTCTACAAATCGAGGGACTCCTGAAGCAAGTCCCTACGGTTCAGGCGTCCGCCGTGATCGCTGACCGCATCGTCGGAAAACCATATCTGGAAATCGACATCGACCGCGATGCAATCAAACGCTACGGCCTGCATATCCGCAGCGTTCAAGATGTCATCGAAGTCGCAATCGGCGGACGTCGTATCACCACGACCGTTGAAGGACGCGAGCGCTACCCGGTTCGAGTCCGCTACGCACGAGAGCTGCGAGACGATGCGGAGTCGCTGGAACGCATCCTCGTACCAACGCCAATGGGGCAACAGATCCCGCTCGCACAATTGGCCGACATCCGTTACGTGCGCGGCCCCCAAGTTATCAAGAGCGAAGACACCTTTCTATTGGGCTACGTCCTGTTCGACATGAAGGCAGGCAACGCCGAGGTCGATGTTGTCGAAGATGCTCAAGCGTTCTTGCAGGAAAAGATCGACAGCGGTGAGCTTGTACTGCCTGCCGGTGTCAGCTATTCCTTCGCCGGAAACTACGAGAACCAGCTTCGTTCGCAAAAAACCTTGATGGTTGTCCTTCCGCTGGCACTCGGAATCATCTTTCTGATTCTCTACTTCCAGTTCAAATCCGTCATCACGACTTCGCTTGTTTTCAGCGGCATCATGATCGCTTGGTCCGGTGGTTTCATCATGCTCTGGTTGTACGGGACCGACTGGTTCCTGAACTTCAACCTGTTCGATACGAACATGCGTGAACTGTTTCAGGTCCACACGATCAATCTCAGCGTTGCAGTCTGGGTCGGCTTCCTCGCATTATTCGGTATCGCCACCGATGACGGGGTTGTGATCGCATCCTACTTGGAAGACAGTTTCCGCAGAGACCGCATCACCAGTGCTCAGCACGCCCGCGAAGCCACCGTTACCGCTGGATTGCGTCGCGTTCGACCCTGCCTGATGACCACCGCAACGACCATCCTTGCCTTGATTCCCGTTCTCACGTCCACCGGTCGAGGCAGTGACATCATGGTTCCCATGGCCATTCCAAGTTTCGGCGGCATGGTGATTGCGATTATCACGATGCTTGTCGTTCCTGTGCTTTACTGCTCGGTGATGGAATGGAAGCTTCGGTTTGGAATCGACGATCCAAGGTTCGCGGCAAACGCATAG
- a CDS encoding anti-sigma factor family protein codes for MKCTEVQDRLSAYYDGELFDESQAAMARHLAGCESCAAELAGFKDVTRAVNRMPHPQVPPAVWEGLTAQLVANESSDSVKPQPASDQQTNRYWWTSSRQLALAASVLLVLGFGYWMNRSMDHPHSNNHANSADQEHSAEFVATMDHYLRQLPDDPDAAEQFLLNKYNGRTVNADSAVKLVGYRPAVSEGLPEGYSLASTSVLKMPCCTCVKAVCKRLDGSTLVLFEHDDEKTEWFGQRQSNMAICGDKECCLVDLDSSIAATWKRGSRSLTAVGVRDVDEVNTLVSWLDKKVGTAL; via the coding sequence ATGAAATGCACCGAAGTTCAAGACCGACTTTCGGCGTACTACGACGGCGAGTTATTTGATGAATCGCAGGCCGCGATGGCTCGGCATCTGGCGGGTTGTGAGTCGTGCGCTGCGGAATTAGCGGGCTTCAAGGATGTAACACGAGCCGTGAACCGAATGCCGCACCCACAGGTTCCGCCTGCTGTCTGGGAGGGGCTCACGGCCCAATTGGTGGCAAACGAATCGAGCGACTCGGTCAAGCCGCAACCTGCGTCCGACCAGCAAACGAACCGGTATTGGTGGACTTCATCCCGGCAACTGGCACTGGCCGCATCGGTGCTTCTGGTGCTGGGCTTTGGGTATTGGATGAATCGCAGCATGGATCACCCCCACTCCAACAACCATGCAAATTCCGCCGACCAAGAACACAGTGCCGAGTTCGTAGCGACGATGGACCACTATCTACGCCAACTTCCTGACGATCCCGACGCCGCTGAGCAGTTTTTGTTGAATAAGTACAACGGCCGAACCGTCAATGCAGATAGTGCGGTCAAGCTGGTTGGCTATCGTCCTGCCGTGTCCGAAGGTCTGCCGGAAGGCTATTCACTGGCTTCCACAAGCGTGCTGAAAATGCCCTGCTGCACATGCGTAAAGGCAGTTTGCAAAAGGTTGGATGGCTCAACTCTCGTCTTGTTTGAGCACGATGACGAGAAAACAGAATGGTTTGGCCAGCGTCAGTCAAACATGGCAATATGTGGCGACAAAGAGTGTTGTTTGGTTGATCTCGATTCGAGTATCGCGGCAACATGGAAAAGAGGTTCGCGATCACTGACTGCTGTGGGTGTGCGCGATGTTGATGAAGTAAACACGCTGGTCAGCTGGCTGGATAAGAAGGTTGGGACAGCACTGTGA